DNA sequence from the Candidatus Hydrogenedens sp. genome:
GCTGGAATGTTGTAGCAAGGTGAATAGGTGTAACTACGGCACCGGTTAAAGGGTCGGGGGCCTGTCCCGCATGTATAGCACGAGTACCAAATTCCATGTTCTCTCCTTTTGCCTTATGTTTTATTTTTCCATCTGTTTTCGCAACTGATAAAAGTATATCAAATCTGTGCGAGTAACAATCCCGATTAAACGATTCTTTTGTCGAATAATAACCGCAGGGTTCCCGGCTAACAATAAACGATATACTTCCTCCGTTTTTGTTTCGGCGTCAAGCACAGGTAGAGGATGTGCCATTATCTCAGATAATGGTGTCGTTGGCAATTTCCCTTGATGTAAGGCATGCATAATTGTGATTTCTTCCACAGAGCCAATAACTTCTTCTCCCTCTACAATCGGTATTTGCGATATGCTTTTTTCACGGAACAATTGAATAGCAGTTTCTAAAGTCTGTTCTTTATTTAATGTCCAGATATGCCCTTCCCTACCTAAAATTTCGAGGACTTTCCCGATATGGGTCTGGTCTGGCGAAATATCGGTAAAACCATTCTTAAACATCCATTCATCATCATAGGCTTTACTTAAATAATTT
Encoded proteins:
- a CDS encoding CBS domain-containing protein translates to NYLSKAYDDEWMFKNGFTDISPDQTHIGKVLEILGREGHIWTLNKEQTLETAIQLFREKSISQIPIVEGEEVIGSVEEITIMHALHQGKLPTTPLSEIMAHPLPVLDAETKTEEVYRLLLAGNPAVIIRQKNRLIGIVTRTDLIYFYQLRKQMEK